One Hyperolius riggenbachi isolate aHypRig1 chromosome 12, aHypRig1.pri, whole genome shotgun sequence genomic window, CCCtaaccgcccctcccccccgcactcacacacacgcatcctagctgatgcctaaccttaaccaccccccttcaTGCTTAATCTTAACCACCCACCCCTCACACCTGACcttaaccacacacacacccgtTGCCAATTGATGCCCTTTGCTGCTGATCaccgtaaaaaaatcaaaaacattatTTATTGGTGGCtgagggcacccaaatttcccctcaaTACTGTTATTTCAATGGGCACCTTTGGCGGTGCCCAAACTTCCACCACTAGCAGGCGCCCAAATTCCCTGTTCCCAGTCTGTGCATGCATTTGTGTGCCCATGATCATGTGTGTTCAAACTAATTTTTTACACATGATCTCATGTGAATCATAATTACCTGAAGGAGCTGACCAGAATAGATCATTCATTGTGCCCGAGATCTGTAGTTGACTGTTATGTCTTCACAATGTTGGCTTAAATAAATGATTGATAACCAGTTGTGGATCATTTGATTATGATGACCTCTCCCTAGCATGTCTCAAGGTTTTAGAGACAAGGTTTAGCATTATTTCAGGCCTAGGCATTTTTCCGAGCAACCACCACAAGATAACCTGACAATTCAGTGCTGGTTTCCCAGAAGTGATCAGAAGCTTTAGACTTTTCCCACCTCTCAATAACATATCCAGCTCTGCCCAGTGACTCTCTGACAGATTCTTCTGTCACAAAGAGGCTTGAGAACTTCACGTCCCCCACCATGTAGTAAGGGCACTCTAGAGCAACAACCAGCACTAGGTGCCCTCCTGACTTTAACAATGCGCCTATATTTTTTAGTGCAATGGCATACGTCTCAAGGTCTTTGCAAGCACCTTCCAGGCATGCACTGCTAATGAGACAGTCCACCTGTGGTAGCACCACCGGGTCCATAGGATTGCTTTTCATAACATCACACTTCAAGACTTGCTTGATGGACTTCCTCAGGCGAGCCTCTTTTTCTCTCCACGATATTCtggaaaataatgtattttaaaCCAAAGTGATAAAAAGACCCCACTCAAATGGAAGCATGGACATGGTAGACTGTCTGCTGATATTAACATAAGAGACACATCTTCAATATGCAGGAAGCATACTGTGTTCTAAAGTAAAGCACTGGTTTGAGCTAGACAGAACACCATTACAATGCGATCAATCACCCAACAGTAAAGCCTGCGCCACAACCAATGCTGAAAAGTCCTCTTTATGTACCAATGGTAAAAGAAACTACAAGCAGCTGCATGAAGAGAACTTTTTAGAAGTGGTGGGTGTGGCTTTACTAGAGAAACAGTATTTGATGGTGGGCTATACTAAAGGAACAGTATATGGGTGGGCTATACTAGAGGAAGAGTAATTTGGGGTGGTCTATACTACATGGATGATACTTGTGGGTTTGACTATACTAGAACTTCAGTAATTGGGATGTGAGCTATATAGGAGTGACTTGTGGGTGTGACTAAACTAGAGAAACAGTACTGGGGGTGGACTACACTAGAGGGAAGGTACTTGGGGTGGGCTATATTAGAGGGACAGCACTTGTGGGTGTATCTATACTGGGTTGTCATTCAATTTTTTACCATGTGGTCCATGtcgatatacagtgggatgcgaacatttgggcaaccttgttaattgtcattattttcctgtataaatcgttggttgttaccataaaaaatgtcagttaaatatatcatataggagacacacaaagtgatatttgagcagtgaaatgaagtttattggatttacagaaagtgcacaataattgtttaaatcaaattaggcaggtgcataaatgtggacaCTGTTGtccttttattgattccaaaacctttagaactaattattggagctAATtttcttggtaagctcagtggcccctgacctacatacacaggtattCACcggttatgagaaagagtatttaagggggtcaattgtaatttTCCctactcttttaattttctctgaacagtagcaacatgggggtctcaaaacaactctttaATGATCTGaacacaaagattgttcaccatcatggtttagggaaaggatacagaaagctgccaCAGAGATTTctgctgtctgttttcacagttaggaacatattgaggaaatggaagaccacaggctcactcagttaaagttaaggctcgaagtggcagaccaagaaaaatctcggaaaaacaaaagcgacaaatggtgagaacagtcagagtcaaaccccagaccagcaccaaagacctacaacatcatcatgctgcagatggagtcactgtgcatcgttcaaccattaggTGCACTTtagacaaggagatgctgtatgcaacagtgatgcagaggaagccttttctccaaccacagcacaaacagagccgcttgaggtatgctaaagcacatttggacaagtcagcTTCCTTTTGGAATATGGTGCTGTGGactaatgaaactaaaattgagttttttgggcataacaaggggcattatgcatggaggaaaaacaacacataccgtatttttcggaatataagacgctctggaatataagacgcacctaggtttacagggcaaaaatttggggaaaaaatgtatacagtatatactaaacctggtgcatccatattccaggagcgtattgtacagtacatgttctccccattgtcctcttgtgtctactatgtgtccctttctgtcccactgtgtgtggcatcccttcctgccaccttgtgtgatcctcttgccccatgtgtcccctcatgtcctgtgtgtctcctccagcccccctctgtggtcctccagcccccctctgtgGTCTTCCAGgccccttgtgtgtgtgtgtgccccctcctgccccccttgtgtgtatttctgtgtccccttcaccccccgtgtggtcctccagtccctgtgtccccctcctgtcctcctgtgtgtgccccctcctgtgcatgtccatgtgtgtgtccctccagtccccatcctgtcctctgtccccccctACCCATGTCAACGCTCTCCCCCCGGTAACAATAgctgcagagcaactcacctttctatggattccagcgctgtgtggtctgctgtgtggtcctccgcctccagcatgtcagctacacctgtaaatgaaaagttagccGCAGAGACACTCACCTACTCGACGGCGGCGGTggcacgatctgcagacatctcggtcCTGGGAGGCTtaccctagtgacggctcctgctaatgactcattgagtcatggggaatgactcattgaatcattcacaggagccatctctaggggaagctgcgcggctccccctagtgacggctcctgttaatgattcaatgagatgagatgtctgcagatcgtgctgccGCCGCCGAGTAGGTGAGTGTCTCTGtcgctaacttttcatttacaggtgtagctgacatgctggaggtggaggaccacacagcagaccacacagcgctggaatccatagaaaggtgagttgctctgcagtcATTGTTACCGGGGGAGCGGGACCcagcagaccacacagggggacaaggcaggaAGTCCCCGACAATGTGGCGGATCAGCAGTTTGCATCGGCGGCAGttctgaagtcggggattccctgcttttggaatataagacgcaggcactttttcttcctatttttggggaagaaaaagtgcgtcttatattcctgctacctaaagtaaaatatgatggtggttccatcatgctgtggggctgtgtggccagtgcagggacagggaatcttgtcaaagttgagggacgcatggattccactcagtatcaccagattctggagaccaatgtccaggaatcagtgacaaagctgaagctgcgccggggctggatctttcaacaagagaaCGACCCTAAACAATGCTCGAAATCCAATAAGGCATgcctgcagaggaacaagtacaatattCTAGAAttaccatctcagtccccagacctgaatataattagaaatctgtggtgtgagttaaagagagctgtccatgctcggaagccatcaaacctgaattaactagagatgttttgtaaagaggaaaataccttgaaccagaatccagactctcattggaacctacaggaagcatttagaggctgtaatttctgcaaaaggaggatctactaaatatggcccgaacagttcgtcgGCGAaaggttcccggtgaacttccggggtTTGCCATCGTGGCGAACCGCGAACTTTTccgaaagtttggttcgcccccatagtgcatcatgagggtcaactttgaccctctacattacagtcagcaggcacattgtagccaatcaggctacactccctcctggagccccccccccccccccccccctataaaaggcaggcagcgtcaggcttttcattcactcgtgtgcctgcattaattagggaAGGGAGAGCTGATATGCATAGACCTATAGGGAAACCCTAGTtacgctcttgtaggcttcttagcttgatccttgctgattcttattgctaaaaaaagcacccctcaactgctcttttgagagctaatcttgttcttgtgatctattttttttttctgtgtggcccacttgtattatatacagccctgtcagtcagtcgcagctggcctttagcCCCTTGAtggtataattactgctgtgccaggtgcacattataataccagaCTGCTGTCGTGTACTCCTATTCACTATTGCCTAATGAAGCAGGTttaggcctgcgaaacgcgttgcgactacgCCCTGTAGTGTACCAATCAATCTACCtttttttgaatacacagcttgttgtgtctgcttgcaggaggtaagtccaccactgcctcctaagcacttcTAAACATTTTATTAATTGCTTTTACTCTTTTGACGCCTCGGTCCTTGTTTACGttattacgaaggcacatgatcacaaagcacaaactgcaacgggatgaccacctgaggaaaagcagcacacaaaagcaaagccacacaccgcagtggaagataacaggctgcatttttttctcaaaaaaagcaatacctaaactgtaccgtgatgttgaaaggcaagtggtgacatctctggcacacagcgttaggtcaagggtccatctgaccacagatgcctggcctgcaaagcacggtcaggcctgcccgaagactaagtcagtccccacacacagcatctctgcctgcatgccgtgtgactgcctgtcccaagactaagtcactccccacacagcacctctgcccgcaggccacttgactgccttctccgccaccaccaacagggtccaggactccaggcggagcggccgctatactaatttttctggtgcgtgtacatgtctgcctaatttttctggctgcactgcagctgcaacaacaaaacaaaaggcatgtaaatgtgtcaattccccttcgtgatcgttaccttgccgtggtgaaggagcttgcttatcacaatgaagcaatgactgccggctatatgagtgtctcggggggtggcacaccaaagataaaaaggtagttgcttcattgtggacagaccaaattcgatcagctggacaatcactgttgttctgtcattgagctacctcactctggcgaccatatgggcttgaaaaccactatcgcctgcactctcgccatggtgcgcaccagtccagcacggccatcactacacaaacagctgtttgtggtgagttacacagtgagtttggtgtgtcagtgtgaagcagtactccaattacactccctgattggtttatacacatgcaagatgttttaaagcactttaggcctgcaatttagcattcaatgtgatttctgcccttaaaacgctgctttgtgtgaaatccagatttttcccccgggacttttggtgtctatcccactctgtcatgccccctccagttgttagaccccttgaaacatcttttccatcacttttctggccagcataagtgtttctacttttcaaagtttgcctcccaattgaagtctattgcagttcgcaaaagtttgcgcaaatcgaacttttgcggaagttcgcgaacctggttcacgaacctaaaatcagaggttcgggccatctctaaatattGATTCCATTTAAAATACAACAgtgcctaaatttatgcacctgcctaattttgtttaaacaattattgcacactttctgtaaatccaataaacctcaTTTCATTTCTTAAACaccactgtgtgcgtctcctatatgatatatttaactgacattttttatcgtaacaaccaatgatttatacaggaaaattttgacaattgacaaagttgcccaaacttttgcatcccactgtagctgcAGCACTGGCAGCAAATGTCGGCAGCTGAACCTTTATAGGAATGGGAAACTTATCACTAAATAAATATGATGAATGTTTTGGAAACAGTGTTTAGCAGAGATCAAAGGAAAATTCATGTGTTAGGAAAGCCCTCCATAAAGACAATAAGCTGTGCATAAATCAAACCTGGAATTtagaattaaaggacacctgaagtgagagggatatggaggctgccatatttattaccttttaaacaataccagtttcctggctgtcctatttgtttaattcagccagtattttgagtctgctttccggaggtaagtccaccactgcctcccagcaaattttacaatttttattaccttttatcctgctggcgcctctgttctcttacggtaATACTGTgttcacccctggtggaggggtgctctacccctacttttctgatctacagagagcaacatcttaatcctgagtgaggacaggtctaatctcacctgcatctacagtggtgttgcctaagaggtaacccatgtttgtgagtatattcatctcacactaacatttatccacggtttttaatacatactacactatattgggctctcggtgtttcttATTTACCTGCACTTCAGGTGTCCGTCAATGTGCTGCTATATTGTAGATATAATAGGGTGCATGTTTGTGTCTACATTTCAATAGGACCACTTACTTATCTCCTTCCAGTTGGCACACATATTGCACCACCGGGCTCCAGTCAAATGCACCTGGCTGATTGGTTAACCATGATTTAAACTCCTCCCGGTTTCTGTCCGTGAAGTCAGAGGCGATAATGTTCTTAAAAGCTTCACAGGCTGACAGGAGCTGATAGATGGTCGGGCCGCTGCCAATATCGATCAGAGTTTCACCTTTCACCTCCCCTGCacaaattaaaaatgttatttatgtAATAATTTTTTTTGGGTGCCTCTgccacccccacctccctcactgtATACGGCAGAAAGGGTTTAtttcacattttaaaaaaaatgtatttttgtatcCTGAAATTTCCCCCAGTCATAattatttatggctgtaattgtaatcatttgtaattttgcataattttaaaattatgtttttgtaattttgtgccgactttagtggtcaaTAGTAAAGTCCCCATACAGGCcacaaaaattgctacatatattagGGAGAATagggggtacaagtcaaaaaatacatttttcaaaaagacctcgcagtttttgagaaaaatcgtttttaaaaatgcagaggaaaaatgttttttaaatggtcctttttctgagtttaaaaaaacatttatccttttcatttttaaaatttattgTCTCTAAAACTACAAAGGCCtcgacttatcgaatcaattacctacagctcggtaaaataccaaactcgataagtcgatttcaggattcatcaaagttatctacaggtgttagcgagcattcggtaataattcggtaatcattcgttagtgatgcgataaaatggaagaaagtgcaattcatgaaaatgaaagtgggtgtggtttagcgttacatttaggattagatatctccttcactgctctgtcgttattcctgtcagatcattgctgacagagaagatggagccatttgaagtg contains:
- the LOC137540797 gene encoding nicotinamide N-methyltransferase-like; amino-acid sequence: MSDFSGPDDYQKNFDPKAYLTYYTMTVNSKENEFLVFVLTQLAQIFNSGEVKGETLIDIGSGPTIYQLLSACEAFKNIIASDFTDRNREEFKSWLTNQPGAFDWSPVVQYVCQLEGDKISWREKEARLRKSIKQVLKCDVMKSNPMDPVVLPQVDCLISSACLEGACKDLETYAIALKNIGALLKSGGHLVLVVALECPYYMVGDVKFSSLFVTEESVRESLGRAGYVIERWEKSKASDHFWETSTELSGYLVVVARKNA